One Streptomyces sp. NBC_01217 genomic region harbors:
- a CDS encoding FadD7 family fatty acid--CoA ligase, whose protein sequence is MATVVTASVREPDRYHPPALTGLVDLLSRPVRARPHSRALVVGAERSELSYAGLASLADDLARRLTAAGVRPGDPVGLVAANTVEFVVSLLGAARAGAVVAPLDPALSPGQLAARLGMFGARVVLCGPEAPAGVPAWPVRVRVTPGAPCAVTLDATRAPLGLYGTPTPGLAPDDALILSTAGTMDGARLVPLTHGNVAAAVRVLCATYELGPRDATVAVMPLFHTHGLVAALLATLAGGGCVLLPAGGRFSADTFWDDMRAVGATWFTAVPAIHEILLDRSAGEHPAPLVPPLRFARSSSAPLNTATQRALERTLGVPLLSAYGMTEAAHQASSEPLPLPGASKHGSVGRPTGTRIQVVDPSGQACPPGVQGEVWVRGPSVARGYLADPVATMHGFGGGWLRTGDLGHLDVDGALFLTGRIRNLITRAGDQVSPEYVEDVLCGCPAVAEAAVFGVPDERHGHRVGAAVVLREGEDAEPAEIVRYCLGRLAAFEVPERIQVVPALPHTAKGALDRQAVQLRFAR, encoded by the coding sequence ATGGCCACAGTGGTCACGGCGTCCGTGCGTGAACCGGACCGCTACCACCCGCCCGCGCTCACCGGTCTCGTCGATCTGCTGTCCCGGCCCGTGCGGGCGCGCCCGCACTCGCGGGCCCTCGTCGTCGGTGCCGAGCGCAGCGAGCTGTCGTACGCCGGCCTCGCCTCGCTCGCCGACGATCTGGCCCGCCGGCTGACGGCCGCCGGGGTGCGGCCCGGGGACCCGGTGGGACTGGTCGCCGCGAACACCGTCGAGTTCGTCGTGTCCCTCCTGGGTGCGGCACGGGCCGGCGCGGTCGTCGCCCCGTTGGATCCGGCCCTGTCTCCCGGCCAGCTGGCCGCGCGGCTCGGGATGTTCGGGGCGCGGGTGGTGCTGTGCGGGCCCGAGGCACCCGCGGGCGTGCCGGCCTGGCCCGTGCGGGTACGGGTCACGCCCGGCGCCCCCTGTGCGGTCACGCTCGACGCGACGCGCGCGCCGCTCGGGCTGTACGGGACGCCCACGCCGGGCCTCGCCCCGGACGACGCCCTGATCCTGTCGACGGCGGGCACCATGGACGGGGCCCGCCTGGTGCCGCTGACCCACGGGAACGTGGCCGCGGCGGTGCGTGTGCTGTGCGCGACGTACGAACTGGGGCCGCGGGACGCGACGGTGGCGGTCATGCCGCTCTTCCACACGCACGGACTGGTCGCGGCGCTGCTCGCCACGCTCGCCGGCGGCGGCTGCGTACTGCTCCCGGCCGGGGGGCGTTTCTCGGCCGACACGTTCTGGGACGACATGCGCGCGGTGGGGGCCACCTGGTTCACCGCGGTGCCCGCCATCCACGAGATCCTCCTCGACCGTTCGGCCGGCGAACATCCCGCGCCACTCGTACCGCCCCTGCGCTTCGCCCGCAGTTCCAGCGCTCCGCTCAACACCGCGACCCAGCGGGCCCTGGAGCGGACCCTCGGGGTGCCACTGCTGTCGGCCTACGGCATGACGGAGGCGGCCCATCAGGCGAGCAGTGAACCCCTGCCGCTGCCCGGTGCGTCCAAGCACGGCTCGGTGGGCCGGCCGACCGGGACGCGGATCCAGGTCGTCGACCCGTCGGGGCAGGCCTGCCCGCCCGGTGTGCAGGGCGAGGTCTGGGTGCGCGGCCCCAGCGTGGCCAGGGGCTATCTCGCCGATCCGGTGGCGACGATGCACGGTTTCGGCGGGGGCTGGCTGCGCACCGGGGATCTGGGGCATCTGGACGTCGACGGCGCCCTGTTCCTCACCGGCCGGATCAGGAACCTGATCACCCGGGCGGGCGACCAGGTCTCCCCCGAGTACGTCGAGGACGTGCTGTGCGGTTGTCCCGCCGTCGCCGAGGCCGCCGTGTTCGGGGTGCCGGACGAGCGGCACGGGCACCGGGTGGGCGCGGCGGTGGTGCTGCGCGAGGGCGAGGACGCGGAGCCCGCGGAGATCGTCAGGTACTGCCTGGGCCGGCTGGCCGCTTTCGAGGTGCCCGAGCGGATCCAGGTCGTCCCGGCGCTGCCGCACACGGCCAAGGGTGCGCTGGACCGGCAGGCGGTCCAGCTGCGTTTCGCCCGGTGA
- a CDS encoding LysR family transcriptional regulator, whose amino-acid sequence MLFRQLEYFVAVARERHFARAADACFVSQPALSVSIAKLERELNVTLINRGHNYQGLTPEGERLVVWAKRILAEQEAFKAEVAAVQSGITGTLRLGAEPTASTTLALPVTAFCTAHPLAKVQVRSRLSTTELIRQLRAFEIDAAIAHFGPEDRDGLQVTPLYEERYMLLAAADQLLPQSDTLTWAEASQLPLALLTRDMRIRQVIDAAFTRSGVTVIPQVETDSVATLYANVGAGACTSIVPHTWLRALPVTGRMRVLRLVEPDARALISVAIHDATPGSLAARAFITAAASLRLDEFFDRPLPVPEPLVR is encoded by the coding sequence ATGCTCTTCCGTCAGCTGGAGTACTTCGTGGCGGTGGCACGGGAAAGGCACTTCGCGCGGGCCGCGGACGCCTGCTTCGTCTCGCAGCCCGCACTGTCCGTGTCGATCGCCAAACTGGAGCGCGAGCTCAACGTCACACTGATCAATCGCGGCCACAATTACCAAGGCCTGACGCCCGAAGGGGAGCGTCTGGTCGTCTGGGCCAAGCGGATCCTCGCCGAGCAGGAGGCGTTCAAGGCCGAGGTGGCCGCGGTCCAGTCGGGCATCACAGGCACGCTGCGGCTGGGCGCGGAGCCCACGGCCTCGACGACGCTCGCGCTGCCGGTGACGGCGTTCTGCACCGCGCACCCGCTGGCCAAGGTCCAGGTGCGGTCCCGCCTGTCCACCACGGAACTCATCCGGCAGCTCCGCGCCTTCGAAATCGACGCGGCCATCGCCCACTTCGGCCCCGAGGACCGGGACGGGCTGCAGGTGACGCCGCTTTACGAGGAGCGGTACATGCTGCTCGCCGCGGCCGATCAGCTGCTGCCCCAGTCCGATACCCTGACCTGGGCCGAAGCGTCCCAGCTGCCGCTCGCGCTGCTCACCCGCGACATGCGGATCCGTCAGGTCATCGACGCCGCGTTCACCCGCAGCGGAGTCACCGTCATCCCGCAGGTGGAGACGGACTCCGTGGCCACCCTGTACGCGAATGTGGGCGCGGGCGCCTGCACCAGCATCGTGCCGCACACCTGGCTGCGGGCCCTGCCGGTCACCGGCCGGATGCGCGTACTGCGCCTTGTCGAGCCGGACGCACGGGCGCTCATCTCGGTCGCGATCCACGACGCGACACCGGGCTCGCTCGCGGCCCGCGCGTTCATCACGGCGGCGGCCTCACTGCGGCTGGACGAGTTCTTCGACCGGCCGCTGCCCGTGCCCGAACCCCTGGTCCGCTGA
- a CDS encoding 2-dehydropantoate 2-reductase, which yields MKIAVLGAGAIGAFVGAALHRGGADVHLIARGPHLQAIRERGVRVISPRGDFVAHPHATDDPTEIGPVDFVFLGLKAHSYPTSGPLIEPLLGENTAVVAGQNGIPWWYFHRLAGPYEGRRIEAVDPGGATSKVLAPERAVGCVVYPATVIETPGVIRHIEGTRFSIGEPGGGISARCTALSEAMIAGGLKCPVEPNLRDDIWIKLMGNVAFNPISALTRATMVEICRHPPTRGLVAQLMEETLDIAARVGSTPDISIEKRLRGAEGVGDHKTSMLQDLEAGKQLELDAIVTAVVEMADITGAEAPRLRAVHAATDLLARRTGTA from the coding sequence GTGAAGATTGCTGTCCTCGGAGCCGGCGCGATCGGAGCCTTCGTAGGAGCGGCCCTGCACCGGGGTGGTGCCGATGTCCACCTGATCGCCCGCGGTCCGCACCTGCAGGCCATCCGTGAGCGCGGGGTCAGGGTCATCAGCCCGCGCGGGGACTTCGTCGCCCACCCGCACGCCACCGACGACCCCACCGAGATCGGACCCGTGGACTTCGTGTTCCTCGGGCTGAAGGCACACTCCTATCCGACCAGCGGCCCGCTGATCGAACCGCTCCTCGGTGAGAACACCGCCGTTGTCGCCGGGCAGAACGGCATCCCGTGGTGGTACTTCCACCGGCTCGCCGGCCCTTACGAGGGTCGCCGGATCGAGGCGGTGGACCCGGGCGGCGCGACCAGCAAGGTCCTCGCGCCGGAGCGGGCGGTGGGCTGCGTGGTCTACCCCGCCACCGTCATCGAGACCCCTGGCGTGATCCGCCACATCGAAGGCACCCGCTTCTCCATCGGTGAACCCGGCGGCGGGATCTCGGCGCGGTGCACCGCGCTGAGCGAGGCGATGATCGCGGGTGGGCTGAAGTGCCCCGTGGAGCCGAACCTGCGGGACGACATCTGGATCAAGCTGATGGGCAACGTCGCGTTCAACCCGATCAGCGCGCTCACCCGGGCCACGATGGTCGAGATCTGCCGGCATCCGCCGACGCGAGGCCTGGTGGCCCAGCTCATGGAGGAGACGCTGGACATCGCCGCCCGGGTCGGCAGCACACCGGACATCTCCATCGAGAAACGGCTGCGGGGTGCGGAGGGGGTCGGCGATCACAAGACGTCGATGCTCCAGGACCTTGAGGCGGGCAAGCAGTTGGAACTCGACGCCATCGTGACCGCGGTGGTGGAGATGGCCGATATCACGGGCGCCGAGGCACCCAGGCTCCGAGCGGTGCACGCGGCCACGGACCTGCTGGCGCGCCGCACAGGCACGGCATGA
- a CDS encoding Re/Si-specific NAD(P)(+) transhydrogenase subunit alpha — MSASPPQRIGVVAESASGETRVAATPDTVRRLIGLGYEIVVETGAGTASGFSDASYVEAGARLDDAWHADVVLKVNAPSHDEVRRLRDGATIVGLLAPAQHAELLTQLASRPLTALSMDAVPRISRAQSLDVLSSMANIAGYRAVIEAAHAFGRFFTGQVTAAGKVPPAKVLVAGAGVAGLAAIGAAGSLGAVVRATDPRGEVADQVRSLGGEFLPVEVEQESAGDGYARATSEAYDLRAAEIYSEQARDVDIIITTALIPGRPAPRLITADQVASMKPGSVIVDMAAAQGGNVEGTVSDRAVVTENGVTIIGYTDLAGRLPAQASQLYGTNLVNLLKLLTPGRDGQLTLDLEDVVQRAVTVVRDGETLWPPPPVAVSAAPAKAPAPPASPVDPAPPRRLSPAGRYGLIGLGMLALFALIAISPAQLAANFTVFALAVVIGYYVIGKVHHALHTPLMSVTNAISGIVVVGALLQIGHPPLAISVLAFLAILLTTVNIFGGFAVTRRMLGMFSKG; from the coding sequence ATGTCTGCATCACCACCACAACGCATAGGCGTGGTCGCCGAGTCGGCCTCCGGAGAGACCAGAGTGGCGGCCACCCCGGACACCGTCCGCCGCCTCATCGGGCTCGGCTACGAGATCGTCGTCGAGACCGGCGCCGGAACCGCATCGGGCTTCTCCGACGCGTCGTACGTCGAAGCGGGCGCACGCCTCGACGACGCCTGGCACGCCGATGTCGTCCTCAAGGTCAACGCGCCGTCCCACGACGAGGTGCGACGACTGCGGGACGGGGCGACGATCGTCGGCCTGCTCGCCCCCGCGCAACACGCCGAACTCCTCACCCAGCTCGCCAGCCGGCCGCTGACCGCGTTGTCCATGGACGCCGTGCCCCGCATCTCGCGGGCCCAGTCCCTGGACGTGCTCAGTTCGATGGCCAACATCGCCGGCTACCGGGCGGTCATCGAGGCGGCGCACGCCTTCGGACGGTTCTTCACCGGACAGGTCACCGCGGCGGGCAAAGTGCCTCCCGCGAAGGTGCTGGTGGCCGGCGCAGGAGTGGCCGGCCTCGCGGCCATCGGAGCCGCGGGGAGCCTCGGCGCGGTGGTCCGGGCCACCGACCCGCGCGGCGAGGTCGCCGACCAAGTACGGTCACTCGGCGGCGAGTTCCTGCCTGTCGAGGTCGAACAGGAGTCGGCGGGCGACGGATACGCGCGAGCCACCTCCGAGGCGTACGACCTGCGCGCCGCCGAGATCTACTCCGAGCAGGCCAGGGATGTCGACATCATCATCACGACGGCCCTGATCCCGGGCCGCCCGGCGCCACGGCTGATCACGGCCGATCAAGTGGCCTCGATGAAACCGGGCAGCGTCATCGTCGACATGGCGGCGGCGCAGGGCGGGAACGTCGAAGGGACGGTGAGCGATCGGGCTGTCGTCACCGAGAACGGCGTCACCATCATCGGCTACACCGACCTCGCGGGCCGCCTGCCTGCCCAGGCCTCACAGCTGTACGGCACGAACCTGGTGAACCTGCTGAAGCTGCTCACCCCGGGCCGGGACGGGCAGCTGACCCTCGACCTCGAGGACGTCGTACAGCGGGCGGTGACCGTGGTGCGCGACGGCGAGACGCTGTGGCCGCCGCCCCCCGTCGCGGTCTCTGCAGCGCCCGCGAAGGCCCCGGCCCCGCCGGCGTCACCGGTCGATCCGGCGCCTCCGCGGCGCCTGTCACCGGCGGGCCGCTACGGACTGATCGGGCTCGGGATGCTCGCCCTGTTCGCGCTCATCGCCATCTCACCCGCCCAGCTCGCCGCCAACTTCACGGTGTTCGCGCTTGCCGTGGTCATCGGCTACTACGTGATCGGCAAGGTCCACCACGCGCTGCACACCCCGCTGATGTCGGTGACCAATGCGATCTCAGGGATCGTGGTGGTCGGGGCGCTGCTCCAGATCGGCCACCCGCCCCTGGCCATCAGCGTGTTGGCCTTCCTGGCCATCCTGCTCACCACCGTGAACATCTTCGGTGGCTTCGCCGTCACCCGTCGCATGCTCGGCATGTTCTCGAAAGGCTGA